One part of the Thermoanaerobacterium sp. CMT5567-10 genome encodes these proteins:
- the remB gene encoding extracellular matrix regulator RemB yields MYVHLGGNVVVPDNEIIAVFNIDVKQMSKDTCEFLRIAEEEGFIVKISKDNLKSFVVTERDNKSIIYLSPISSYTIIKRALKYEE; encoded by the coding sequence ATGTACGTTCATTTAGGTGGTAATGTTGTTGTACCTGACAACGAAATAATAGCGGTTTTTAATATTGATGTCAAACAGATGTCGAAAGATACTTGTGAATTTTTGAGAATAGCTGAAGAAGAAGGGTTTATTGTGAAGATATCAAAGGATAATTTAAAGTCTTTTGTGGTTACTGAGAGAGACAACAAAAGCATAATATACTTATCGCCAATTTCATCATATACAATAATAAAAAGAGCTTTAAAATATGAAGAATAA